Proteins encoded within one genomic window of Apis mellifera strain DH4 linkage group LG1, Amel_HAv3.1, whole genome shotgun sequence:
- the LOC726578 gene encoding putative inorganic phosphate cotransporter codes for MVGYVRYLFAIMICIANMIVYGLKVNIAVAVVGMVKHTDEISDASDECDFVPIAEVIDIEGPFEWTSTQRGLAISIYFAGYLVGMFPCGYFADRFNSRNALLICVLGNAILTLIVPVVAPVLWLLYVTRFVMGVVSAPNLPIVAIMVGRWVVYEEKSLWFGIIYSGTSIGTVISILTSGMILHALGWEAVFYIHGALSLIWCVVFLVFFRESPETQYYISEEERHYIVTSYGHRGLESVHMKVPWKAIFTSVPFLALIYTNTFGNFAWYFLLTQLPMYMNKILRFDIQSNAILSCLPYLLAAIMNPILGRFLDWGRARNYWTQTGGRKIAVGMSCIPPSLFLLIIAYIGCYRVIAVILLMLSVMLGGSIFVGHLANHNDLAPNYAGILMGITNTPGTISAFILPAIVGALTEAGHTMARWRYVFWITIIAQMSAFVVFTIFGSAEIQEWNYYGVEAEEN; via the exons ATGG TGGGATACGTGAGGTATTTGTTCGCCATAATGATCTGCATCGCGAACATGATCGTCTACGGGTTGAAGGTCAACATAGCCGTGGCTGTGGTCGGAATGGTGAAGCACACGGACGAAATATCAGACGCCTCGGACGAATGTGATTTCGTTCCTATAGCAGAAGTGATCGATATAGAGGGTCCGTTCGAATGGACTTCGACGCAGCGTGGCTTGGCCATAAGTATTTATTTCGCCGGTTATCTGGTAGGAATGTTCCCATGCGGATATTTCGCGGATCG CTTCAACTCGAGGAACGCCCTGCTGATCTGCGTGCTGGGGAACGCGATTTTGACACTGATAGTTCCAGTAGTGGCGCCCGTGTTGTGGCTACTTTACGTCACGAGATTCGTAATGGGCGTGGTGAGCGCGCCCAATCTTCCCATAGTGGCCATCATGGTTGGCAGATGGGTCGTTTACGAGGAGAAGAGTTTATGGTTCGGTATTATTTATTCCGGGACGTCGATCGGCACCGTCATCTCCATATTGACGTCAGGAATGATACTGCACGCCCTCGGATGGGAGGCAGTGTTTTACATACACGGTGCCCTCTCGTTGATCTGGTGCGTCGTCTTCCTCGTCTTCTTCCGCGAGAGCCCGGAAACGCAGTATTACATATCGGAGGAGGAGAGGCACTACATAGTGACCTCGTACGGGCATCGTGGACTTGAATCGGTTCACATGAAGGTGCCGTGGAAGGCCATCTTCACGTCGGTCCCGTTTCTGGCCCTCATTTACACCAACACGTTCGGAAACTTTGCCTGGTACTTCCTGCTCACGCAGCTGCCCATGTACATGAACAAGATTCTGAGATTCGACATTCAATCC AACGCAATTCTGAGCTGTTTGCCGTATCTCTTGGCCGCAATAATGAACCCGATCTTGGGAAGGTTTCTGGATTGGGGCAGAGCACGAAATTATTGGACCCAAACCGGTGGACGAAAGATCGCAGTGGGGATGA GTTGCATCCCACCCAGTCTTTTCCTGCTTATTATCGCCTACATCGGTTGCTACCGAGTAATCGCTGTCATATTGTTGATGCTTAGCGTAATGTTAGGAGGTTCCATTTTTGTCGGCCATCTTGCCAACCACAACGACTTGGCGCCCAACTATGCTGGAATTTTAATGGGTATTACGAATACTCCGGGAACTATTTCAGCGTTTATTTTGCCAGCCATAGTGGGCGCGCTCACGGAAGCTGGG CATACCATGGCACGATGGAGATACGTGTTCTGGATAACAATTATTGCACAAATGTCTGCATTTGTTGTATTCACCATCTTCGGTTCGGCAGAGATTCAAGAATGGAATTACTATGGGGTAGAAGCGGAAGAAAATTGA